From a single Shewanella denitrificans OS217 genomic region:
- a CDS encoding protein disulfide oxidoreductase → MKLVHSSIRRNPLAEPSSSKPGSSRADSPTISSIPPTAAEAVIPPNWRQRILTACAQVKQRRFWLHLFRDLSLLLIIGFAIASYQQRHMLKDIAPSLNMLTTQGSMAFSSYANEPKAKLVYFFGSWCPVCRFTSPEVTAIAQDYPTIAIALASGTDLQINQFMTQEDYQFDVINDDNGSISEIWGVQAVPAFYILDEQNKIVFVTSGASSQWGLRLRLWWASL, encoded by the coding sequence ATGAAGTTAGTTCATTCCAGCATAAGAAGAAATCCATTGGCCGAACCCAGCTCATCTAAACCTGGCTCATCTCGAGCAGATAGCCCGACCATAAGCTCAATTCCCCCAACAGCGGCAGAAGCCGTTATACCGCCCAATTGGCGACAGCGTATCTTAACGGCATGTGCACAAGTTAAGCAGCGCCGTTTTTGGCTTCATTTATTTCGAGACTTAAGCCTATTGCTGATCATAGGGTTTGCCATTGCAAGCTATCAGCAACGTCACATGCTTAAAGATATAGCGCCTAGCCTCAATATGTTGACAACTCAAGGCAGCATGGCATTTTCAAGCTATGCCAATGAGCCCAAGGCGAAGCTTGTGTACTTTTTTGGTTCTTGGTGCCCAGTGTGCCGCTTCACGTCCCCCGAAGTTACCGCCATAGCGCAGGATTACCCCACTATCGCCATTGCCTTGGCTTCAGGTACCGATTTGCAGATCAATCAATTTATGACTCAAGAAGACTACCAGTTCGATGTTATCAATGATGATAATGGCAGCATAAGTGAGATTTGGGGCGTTCAGGCAGTGCCGGCGTTTTATATCTTAGATGAGCAAAATAAGATTGTCTTCGTTACCTCAGGCGCCAGCTCACAATGGGGGCTACGTCTTAGGCTTTGGTGGGCAAGCCTGTAG
- the cysZ gene encoding sulfate transporter CysZ translates to MSSDVKKPNKSGFNYFMDGFALIKQPGLRSFVFIPLMINLLLFATVMYVAVGELALLFDWVNGQLPDYLTWLKFFLWPLAVLSLLVIMSFVFSSVMNWLAAPFNGLLAEKVEQHLTGKALNSGGTLDLVKDLPRIFGREWQKLKYYLPRAIGFLILFWVPVVGQTVAPVLWFLFTAWMMAVQYCDFPFDNHKVPFEDMKFALNQTKGTSYSFGAAVTLFAMIPIVNFIVMPVAICGATALWVDRYRDAYKHPTIARD, encoded by the coding sequence ATGTCCAGCGATGTAAAAAAACCGAATAAGAGTGGCTTTAACTACTTTATGGATGGTTTTGCTTTAATTAAACAACCGGGTTTGCGAAGCTTCGTGTTTATCCCCCTGATGATTAACTTACTGTTATTTGCGACTGTAATGTATGTTGCCGTCGGCGAATTGGCGCTGTTATTTGACTGGGTCAATGGCCAACTACCAGACTACTTAACTTGGCTTAAGTTTTTTCTTTGGCCCTTAGCGGTGCTCAGCCTCTTGGTTATCATGTCATTTGTGTTTAGCTCGGTAATGAACTGGCTAGCGGCACCTTTTAATGGCCTTTTGGCTGAAAAAGTCGAGCAGCACCTCACGGGTAAAGCATTAAACTCAGGTGGCACCCTCGATTTGGTGAAAGATTTGCCTAGAATTTTTGGCCGTGAATGGCAAAAACTTAAGTATTATTTACCCCGCGCCATTGGCTTTTTAATCTTATTTTGGGTGCCTGTGGTAGGTCAGACTGTGGCACCTGTGCTGTGGTTTTTATTCACAGCCTGGATGATGGCAGTGCAGTATTGTGATTTCCCCTTCGATAACCATAAAGTGCCTTTTGAGGACATGAAGTTTGCCCTCAACCAGACCAAGGGCACAAGTTACAGTTTTGGCGCCGCCGTGACCCTGTTCGCCATGATCCCTATCGTGAACTTTATCGTGATGCCAGTGGCAATTTGCGGTGCAACTGCCTTATGGGTAGACAGGTATAGAGATGCCTATAAACACCCGACCATCGCCAGAGACTAG
- the cysK gene encoding cysteine synthase A, whose translation MSKIFEDNSYTMGNTPLVRLNKVSNGNVLAKVESRNPSFSIKCRIGANMIWDAEKKGLLNKDIELIEPTSGNTGIALAYVAAARGYKLTLTMPNSMSLERRKLLKALGANLVLTEGAKGMKGAIDKAEEIRQSAPEKYLILQQFENPSNPEIHENTTGPEIWNDTDGQIDVFVAGVGTGGTLTGVSRYIKNTQGKAITSVAVEPVDSPVIAQALAGLPLQPGPHKIQGIGAGFIPGNLDLSLVDRVEAVSNEDAIEMARRLMKEEGILVGISSGAAVVAANRIAALPEFEGKTIVVILPSAAERYLSSVLFQGEFDDAENIQ comes from the coding sequence ATGAGCAAGATTTTCGAAGATAATTCCTACACTATGGGCAATACGCCTTTAGTTAGACTCAACAAGGTCAGCAATGGCAATGTATTGGCTAAAGTTGAATCACGTAACCCAAGCTTCAGTATTAAATGCCGCATCGGCGCCAACATGATTTGGGATGCAGAAAAGAAAGGCTTGCTCAATAAAGATATCGAACTCATTGAGCCAACGTCAGGCAATACCGGTATCGCCTTAGCTTATGTTGCTGCCGCTCGCGGTTACAAACTGACCTTAACCATGCCTAATTCCATGAGCCTTGAGCGCCGTAAATTGCTTAAAGCCTTAGGCGCAAATCTAGTGCTCACTGAAGGCGCTAAAGGCATGAAAGGGGCTATCGATAAAGCCGAAGAAATTCGTCAATCGGCACCTGAAAAGTACCTGATTTTGCAGCAGTTTGAGAATCCTTCAAACCCAGAAATTCATGAGAACACCACAGGGCCAGAGATCTGGAATGATACTGATGGTCAAATCGATGTATTTGTCGCAGGTGTCGGTACGGGTGGCACCTTAACCGGGGTGAGCCGTTATATTAAAAACACTCAAGGTAAAGCCATTACTTCGGTTGCGGTAGAGCCAGTAGACTCCCCTGTCATCGCCCAGGCCTTAGCGGGTCTGCCTTTGCAACCGGGTCCTCATAAAATCCAAGGCATAGGCGCAGGCTTTATCCCGGGTAACTTAGATTTGTCATTAGTTGACAGAGTCGAAGCTGTCAGTAATGAAGACGCCATTGAAATGGCAAGACGTTTAATGAAAGAAGAAGGCATCTTAGTCGGCATTTCTTCAGGTGCCGCCGTTGTTGCAGCTAATCGCATTGCGGCTTTACCTGAATTTGAAGGTAAAACTATCGTGGTTATATTGCCATCAGCCGCTGAGCGTTATTTATCTTCAGTCTTGTTCCAAGGTGAATTTGACGACGCTGAAAACATTCAATAA
- a CDS encoding beta-ketoacyl-ACP synthase III, translated as MKKVVISGSGLFTPPYSVSNQELVSSYNAYVDQFNLAHQTEIKEEKIAPLAHSSSEFIEKASGIQNRYVMVKEGILDPNVMMPLIADAPSDALSMQASMGIEAAKQALVEANLCGEDIDLVIVACAYTQRAYPAISIEIQQALGTQGFAYDMLVACSSATFAIVNALNAIRGGTARRVLVINPELTSPQINFKDRDSHFIFGDVATAVVVEDAQLCKTDNAFSILSSRCVTNYSNNIRSNFGFVNRCDPANAQNADKLFHQQGRKVFKELLPMIYQHLDEQFNDEQIKPDEFKRLWLHQANINMNMFVVKKLLGDDVDPIKAPIVLNEYANTASAGSVIAFHKYKQDFVRGDLGLLCSFGAGYSIGSIVLEKN; from the coding sequence ATGAAAAAGGTAGTTATTTCTGGGTCGGGCTTATTTACCCCACCCTATAGCGTCTCCAATCAGGAACTGGTTAGCAGCTACAATGCGTATGTGGACCAATTCAATTTAGCCCATCAAACTGAAATAAAAGAAGAAAAAATTGCGCCATTAGCTCATTCATCCAGTGAGTTTATTGAAAAGGCTTCAGGTATTCAGAACCGTTATGTCATGGTTAAAGAAGGGATATTAGATCCCAATGTCATGATGCCCTTGATTGCCGATGCGCCATCAGATGCCCTGTCAATGCAGGCGTCCATGGGGATTGAAGCGGCGAAGCAAGCATTGGTGGAGGCAAATCTGTGCGGTGAAGATATTGATCTAGTCATAGTGGCCTGCGCCTACACTCAAAGAGCCTACCCTGCGATTTCGATTGAAATTCAACAGGCGCTCGGCACTCAAGGTTTCGCCTATGACATGCTGGTGGCCTGTTCGTCGGCGACCTTCGCCATAGTCAATGCCCTCAATGCCATTCGCGGCGGCACAGCAAGACGTGTGCTGGTGATAAACCCTGAGCTGACCTCGCCGCAGATTAACTTTAAAGACAGGGACAGCCATTTTATTTTTGGTGATGTAGCGACAGCGGTAGTGGTAGAGGATGCGCAATTATGCAAAACAGATAATGCGTTTAGTATTCTATCCAGCCGCTGCGTAACAAACTACTCCAACAATATTCGCAGTAATTTTGGTTTCGTCAACCGCTGCGATCCCGCCAATGCTCAAAACGCGGATAAGTTATTTCATCAACAGGGCCGTAAAGTATTCAAAGAATTGTTGCCTATGATCTACCAGCATTTAGACGAACAATTTAATGATGAGCAGATTAAGCCTGATGAATTTAAACGCCTCTGGTTACACCAAGCTAACATCAATATGAATATGTTTGTGGTGAAAAAATTATTGGGTGATGATGTTGACCCCATTAAAGCACCAATTGTACTCAATGAATACGCCAATACGGCCTCGGCAGGTTCTGTCATTGCATTCCACAAATACAAACAAGATTTTGTCCGTGGTGATTTAGGCCTGCTATGCTCATTTGGTGCGGGTTACTCAATCGGCAGTATCGTATTAGAGAAAAACTAG
- a CDS encoding diguanylate cyclase, with translation MRILIVEDSTTVSKILQHYIVQEIGCEVDTAADLTSAIALLDKHSYFVVVADLVLPDAQHGEIVKLVRSAYQTPCIALTGQFNEELRTELLTMGIVDYILKENRYSYQYVAKLIARLYRNKDVKVLIAEQSVISRKFVKLLLEQHLFQVIEVEDGAEALTVLAEQKDIRLLITDYDMPNLNGADLVIKLREEYEREDLAIIGLASDASLSARFIKNGANDFLQKPFVHEEFHCRINNTLDAQDMMKMLWEKANRDFLTKVFTRRYFFSHYQDEHEEQGCFSLALLDIDFFKKVNDTHGHDVGDEVLMVFASRLTEAFGHKFTVARFGGEEFVVAFKGLDIEKTITLMEAFRQHNEQKSVKTSAGELIVTFSCGLAAFGDELIDDVLIRADEALYEAKQQGRNRIVMH, from the coding sequence TTGCGAATTCTGATCGTTGAAGACAGTACTACGGTATCTAAAATTTTACAGCATTACATTGTTCAAGAAATAGGCTGTGAAGTCGATACCGCCGCCGATCTCACCTCTGCCATTGCCTTACTCGATAAGCATAGCTATTTCGTGGTGGTTGCCGACCTTGTGCTGCCGGATGCACAGCATGGTGAGATAGTTAAATTGGTTCGTTCTGCCTACCAGACACCTTGCATAGCGCTGACAGGGCAGTTTAATGAAGAGCTTCGTACTGAGTTACTCACCATGGGGATCGTCGACTACATCCTTAAAGAAAACCGCTACAGTTATCAGTATGTTGCCAAGTTAATCGCTAGGCTTTATCGAAATAAAGACGTTAAAGTCTTGATAGCCGAGCAGTCGGTTATTAGTCGCAAATTTGTTAAGTTGTTATTAGAGCAGCACTTGTTTCAAGTCATCGAAGTCGAAGATGGTGCCGAGGCATTGACTGTACTTGCCGAGCAGAAAGACATTCGCTTACTTATCACAGATTATGATATGCCAAACCTCAATGGCGCCGATTTGGTGATTAAGTTAAGGGAAGAATATGAGCGGGAAGATCTTGCCATTATCGGTTTGGCAAGTGATGCTAGCCTGTCGGCACGCTTCATTAAAAATGGCGCCAACGACTTTTTGCAAAAGCCCTTTGTACATGAAGAATTTCATTGCCGCATCAATAACACCTTAGATGCCCAGGACATGATGAAAATGTTATGGGAAAAGGCCAATCGAGATTTTCTCACTAAGGTCTTTACCCGCAGGTATTTTTTTAGCCATTATCAGGATGAACATGAAGAGCAAGGGTGTTTCAGTTTAGCCTTGCTGGATATCGACTTTTTCAAAAAAGTGAACGACACCCACGGACATGATGTGGGTGATGAAGTGCTAATGGTGTTTGCCAGTCGATTAACCGAAGCTTTTGGGCATAAATTCACTGTGGCCCGTTTTGGCGGTGAGGAATTTGTGGTTGCATTTAAAGGGCTAGATATTGAAAAAACCATCACATTAATGGAGGCGTTTCGGCAGCACAATGAGCAAAAGAGCGTTAAGACATCGGCCGGTGAATTAATCGTTACCTTTAGTTGCGGTTTAGCCGCCTTTGGCGATGAGTTGATTGATGATGTGTTAATCAGGGCTGATGAGGCCTTGTATGAAGCCAAGCAGCAAGGCCGAAATAGGATTGTGATGCATTAA
- the zapE gene encoding cell division protein ZapE encodes MILSPLTRYITLCESHIVDDPAQHQAITALEALYQLWFCPEADTNAKKSDSTISSSKIGRVKGVYLWGDVGRGKTLLMDIFYQAVSERQADQVLRLHFHRFMAMVHKKLNQTSGKGDPLLYIARELAAEFRLICFDEFFVADIGDAILLGRLFDALFNSGVVLVATSNIPIHELYKNGLQRDRFLPAIALLQTFNHEIHLSGQVDHRLSIYNPSAISDEGLAGLTYLPSQQTPQVMFEHLCAQRYSRFSPQLAPQTNTRVRICQRDIPVKGLCGSIAWFEFSALCQGPRSALDYIEIAERFSHVLVSSVPRLGGAVRGWIRARGTEDGALATTTGERQLAYAVEDDPARRFISLVDELYDQKVTLVLNSQCALDELYQEGALKFEFRRTYSRLVEMQRFSERTDVQHASYS; translated from the coding sequence ATGATTTTGTCACCACTGACCCGATACATAACCCTTTGCGAAAGCCATATTGTCGACGATCCTGCTCAACATCAGGCGATAACGGCATTAGAAGCGCTTTATCAGCTATGGTTCTGCCCTGAAGCTGATACTAACGCCAAAAAGTCTGACTCTACTATTTCCTCTAGCAAGATAGGCAGGGTGAAAGGGGTATACCTTTGGGGCGATGTGGGCCGGGGTAAAACCTTGCTGATGGATATATTTTATCAAGCGGTCAGTGAGAGGCAAGCTGACCAAGTGCTCAGGCTGCATTTTCATCGTTTTATGGCTATGGTGCATAAGAAACTTAATCAGACATCTGGCAAGGGGGACCCTCTGCTTTATATCGCTCGGGAGTTAGCGGCAGAATTTAGGCTCATTTGCTTCGATGAATTTTTTGTGGCTGACATTGGTGATGCCATCTTGCTTGGACGGCTATTTGATGCACTGTTTAATTCGGGTGTGGTACTGGTGGCAACCTCTAACATTCCCATCCATGAGCTGTATAAGAATGGCCTGCAGCGGGATAGGTTTCTGCCTGCAATCGCCCTGTTGCAAACCTTTAACCATGAGATTCACCTCAGTGGGCAAGTGGATCACAGGCTTTCAATTTATAACCCAAGCGCTATCAGCGATGAGGGCCTAGCAGGACTTACGTATTTACCATCACAGCAAACCCCTCAGGTAATGTTTGAACACTTATGTGCTCAGCGCTATTCGAGGTTTTCGCCGCAGTTAGCGCCACAGACAAACACGAGAGTGCGTATTTGTCAGCGAGATATTCCTGTTAAGGGTCTGTGTGGCTCCATCGCTTGGTTTGAATTCTCAGCCCTGTGCCAAGGGCCACGCTCGGCCTTAGATTACATAGAGATTGCCGAACGCTTTAGCCATGTACTGGTGAGTTCTGTGCCCCGTCTTGGCGGCGCCGTGCGAGGCTGGATAAGAGCTCGCGGCACCGAAGATGGGGCCCTAGCAACCACCACAGGAGAAAGACAATTAGCCTATGCAGTAGAGGATGACCCCGCGCGGCGTTTTATTAGTTTGGTGGATGAATTGTACGATCAAAAAGTGACGTTAGTGCTTAACAGCCAATGTGCACTGGATGAACTTTATCAAGAAGGTGCACTTAAATTTGAGTTTCGCCGCACTTATAGCCGTTTGGTAGAAATGCAGCGATTCAGTGAGCGAACTGATGTCCAGCATGCTAGCTATTCATAG
- the megL gene encoding methionine gamma-lyase, with the protein MQDKWKSATVAIHGGHQREAFGALVTPLYQSATFAFETAEQGGARFAGDEPGYIYTRLGNPTTAELERKMALLEGADDAAATASGMAAVSAALLTHLEQGDHLIASKAVYGCTYALITTQLSRYGISTSLVDFSDMQAVEAAIKPNTRVLFCETPVNPHLQVFDLDAMAKVAKKHGLISIVDNTFMTPLLQKPLAMGIDMVIHSATKYLNGHGDVIAGIVCGNSEHMHKLRYEILKDFGGVMSPHDAWLILRGLKTLDVRLARHCDNAEILANYLVEHKAFSQVFYPGLSTHQGHAFIGKQMKRAGGVIAFELKGDKQDAINFVNRLKLFTIAVSLGDAESLIQHPASMTHSPYTLEARMEAGITDNLLRISVGLEDVQDLIADIEQALA; encoded by the coding sequence ATGCAAGATAAATGGAAGTCAGCAACGGTTGCGATTCATGGTGGTCATCAAAGAGAAGCGTTTGGGGCGCTGGTGACACCTTTATACCAAAGTGCCACCTTTGCGTTTGAAACCGCAGAGCAGGGCGGAGCGAGGTTTGCTGGGGACGAACCTGGCTATATTTATACTCGTCTTGGCAACCCAACCACGGCTGAACTCGAACGAAAGATGGCGCTGCTAGAAGGCGCCGATGATGCGGCTGCAACGGCATCTGGCATGGCGGCCGTGTCTGCTGCGCTATTGACTCATCTGGAGCAAGGGGACCATTTAATTGCCTCTAAAGCCGTGTACGGTTGCACCTATGCGTTGATAACCACCCAGCTTTCCCGCTATGGTATCAGCACAAGTTTGGTGGATTTTAGTGATATGCAAGCGGTTGAAGCCGCTATAAAACCTAACACTCGGGTACTTTTTTGTGAAACGCCGGTGAATCCCCATCTACAAGTGTTTGATTTAGACGCCATGGCGAAAGTGGCTAAAAAACATGGGCTGATTAGCATAGTGGATAACACCTTTATGACGCCACTGCTGCAAAAGCCATTGGCTATGGGCATAGACATGGTGATCCACAGCGCGACCAAATATTTAAACGGCCATGGTGATGTGATTGCCGGCATAGTGTGCGGCAACAGCGAGCATATGCATAAATTGAGGTACGAGATTTTAAAAGACTTTGGCGGCGTTATGTCTCCCCATGATGCTTGGCTTATTCTGCGAGGGCTTAAGACTTTAGATGTGCGCTTAGCAAGGCATTGTGATAATGCCGAAATATTGGCTAACTACTTGGTTGAGCACAAGGCCTTTTCCCAGGTGTTCTACCCAGGGTTAAGTACCCATCAAGGTCATGCGTTTATTGGCAAGCAAATGAAGCGTGCTGGTGGCGTGATAGCGTTTGAGCTTAAGGGTGATAAGCAAGATGCAATTAACTTTGTCAATCGTTTAAAGCTATTTACCATAGCGGTAAGTTTAGGTGATGCTGAGTCATTAATTCAACATCCTGCCTCCATGACTCACTCGCCTTATACCTTAGAGGCCAGAATGGAAGCTGGGATCACTGATAATTTATTGCGAATTTCAGTGGGCCTTGAAGATGTGCAAGATTTAATTGCTGATATCGAGCAAGCGTTAGCGTAA
- a CDS encoding AAA family ATPase: protein MRLKQIKLAGFKSFVDVTKIPFEQQLSAIIGPNGCGKSNIIDAVRWVLGESSAKNLRGDSMTDVIFNGSSVRRPVSVAGVELVFDNSLGRLAGQYASYQEISVKRQVSRDGDSFYFLNGQKCRRKDITDLFMGTGLGPRSYAIIEQGTISRLIESRPQDLRVFIEEAAGISRYKERRKETENRIRHTRDNLERLNDIRLELGSQLDKLAEQAKSALAYREFKQQERQLQAQLLVVRYQELALNTEKIDKEIQLLELELAEINAAAQAASLSLLQWQTQLAELNEQEQQQVEHFYQSRTDIAKCEQALHHWQTQHSQWQQQKQALTTQLAQTAQDNVQGENELQRLEADHVQQHTVWEASQYALEILDEQINQLEESSDALNENLSRCQETLANAKMAHAVENAKREHTQKNLLHAEHKLTELANELETLQAIDNSDARLQLSQALSDNAKALSQQTLLSAEHEHSMQAQEQALNDKLAHHQQLTTTLTSAKARHQVIEEWLAGEQESDGSQLLWQHIKVTPGWELAVELALQPVLQANVLQGESKAGFIHSAEYESNHQAFSAAVNLTPWTERLIWVEDLAYAKAHLNELKPQQCFVSRDGYLLGHGFLLQAQSQKQSNLLLTQELNQLSSQISRLASEVELSEQQVLDARNNLAEVKLLALECQRQGHALALKKQALSSEMAKLLHQDDAKETNLAKIASSQAQLEQQREDSQVQLLALMTLLDSQDDELQGLSKKQQELNQEWLSVSAQLRQAKAQRIEQDNIKRQHEHARQTLSTQVALQQQTLQQIALKRQELNHSLAQLEQASRQQQSSQEQDQQALLEQNLATLLQTQAQQQGLLNDTRAKQAQVQIELDNVLLTQKQQLGIIEGLTQKIGALKLRREGFKGQADGQQQLLDEHKVDVSAVARQLKPDVKTQQLSNELDKLRAEILKLGAINLAAIEEYEVQEQRKAYLDAQDEDLNKGLMILEDAIRKIDKETRSRFKATFEAVNKDLGLLFPKVFGGGQAYLALTEDDLLETGVTIMAQPPGKKNSSIHLLSGGEKALTALSLVFAIFRLNPAPFCMLDEVDAPLDDANVERFCRLLQEMSQSVQFIYISHNKITMEMADQLIGVTMHEPGVSRIVAVDIEQAVAMADAL, encoded by the coding sequence ATGAGATTAAAACAGATAAAACTTGCTGGATTTAAATCCTTTGTCGATGTGACCAAAATTCCCTTCGAGCAGCAACTCTCAGCGATTATTGGTCCGAATGGTTGCGGTAAATCCAACATCATAGACGCGGTGCGCTGGGTGCTTGGGGAAAGCTCGGCCAAGAATCTTCGCGGCGATTCGATGACAGACGTTATCTTCAATGGCTCGAGTGTGCGCAGGCCAGTCTCTGTGGCTGGGGTTGAACTGGTGTTTGACAACAGCCTAGGGCGACTCGCTGGTCAGTATGCCAGTTATCAGGAAATTTCGGTTAAGCGTCAGGTGAGCCGTGATGGCGACAGCTTTTACTTTCTCAATGGACAAAAGTGTCGCCGCAAAGACATTACCGACTTGTTTATGGGCACAGGCCTTGGGCCACGCAGTTATGCCATCATAGAACAGGGCACAATTTCACGCTTAATAGAATCTCGGCCGCAAGATTTGCGGGTATTTATCGAAGAAGCTGCGGGTATTTCTCGTTATAAAGAACGCCGTAAAGAGACAGAGAATCGCATTCGCCATACCCGAGATAATTTAGAACGCTTAAATGATATTCGACTCGAACTTGGCAGCCAACTTGATAAATTGGCTGAACAGGCTAAGTCGGCGCTCGCTTATCGCGAGTTCAAACAACAAGAACGTCAGCTACAGGCACAGTTGTTGGTGGTGCGTTATCAAGAGTTAGCACTTAACACTGAGAAAATAGATAAAGAAATTCAGCTGCTTGAACTTGAACTTGCCGAAATTAATGCGGCGGCACAAGCGGCATCCCTGAGCCTACTGCAATGGCAAACTCAGTTAGCCGAGCTTAACGAACAAGAGCAGCAGCAAGTCGAGCATTTTTATCAGAGTAGGACTGATATCGCCAAATGCGAGCAGGCCCTACATCATTGGCAAACTCAACATAGTCAGTGGCAACAGCAAAAACAGGCATTAACCACCCAGCTTGCGCAAACCGCTCAAGATAACGTTCAAGGTGAAAACGAACTGCAAAGGCTAGAAGCCGATCACGTTCAGCAACACACTGTGTGGGAGGCGAGTCAGTACGCCTTAGAAATACTCGATGAACAAATAAACCAACTGGAGGAGTCCAGTGACGCGCTTAATGAAAACTTAAGCCGCTGTCAGGAAACGTTAGCCAACGCAAAAATGGCTCATGCAGTAGAGAATGCCAAGCGTGAGCACACTCAGAAGAACTTGTTGCACGCTGAGCATAAACTCACTGAGCTTGCTAATGAACTTGAAACCCTACAAGCCATAGATAACAGTGATGCTCGCCTGCAACTAAGCCAAGCCTTGAGTGATAACGCCAAAGCCTTGTCACAGCAGACTTTGCTTAGCGCTGAGCATGAACATTCAATGCAGGCCCAAGAGCAGGCACTCAATGACAAACTCGCTCATCATCAACAGCTGACAACCACACTGACCTCAGCCAAGGCCCGCCATCAAGTCATAGAGGAATGGCTCGCCGGTGAGCAAGAAAGTGATGGTAGCCAGTTATTGTGGCAGCATATAAAAGTGACCCCAGGTTGGGAGCTTGCGGTTGAATTGGCATTGCAACCAGTGTTGCAGGCGAACGTATTGCAAGGTGAGTCCAAGGCAGGGTTTATTCATTCAGCTGAATATGAGTCTAACCATCAAGCTTTTTCAGCGGCGGTAAACTTAACCCCGTGGACTGAGCGACTGATTTGGGTGGAAGATTTAGCTTATGCCAAGGCACACCTTAATGAACTTAAACCGCAGCAATGCTTTGTCAGTCGTGATGGGTATTTATTGGGCCATGGCTTCTTACTGCAAGCTCAAAGTCAGAAACAATCTAATTTGCTCCTGACTCAAGAGCTTAATCAGCTCTCATCCCAGATAAGTAGACTAGCTTCAGAGGTTGAGCTTAGCGAACAGCAAGTGCTGGACGCGAGAAACAATCTTGCAGAGGTAAAGTTGCTGGCACTCGAGTGTCAACGGCAAGGGCATGCGCTTGCGCTAAAGAAACAAGCCTTATCCTCTGAGATGGCAAAATTGTTACATCAAGATGACGCCAAAGAGACAAATCTGGCAAAGATAGCGTCATCCCAAGCCCAGCTTGAACAACAGCGTGAGGATAGCCAAGTGCAGCTATTGGCATTGATGACGCTATTGGACAGTCAAGATGATGAGTTACAAGGATTATCAAAAAAACAACAAGAGCTTAATCAAGAGTGGCTGTCAGTGAGTGCCCAGTTAAGGCAAGCTAAAGCGCAGCGCATTGAGCAAGATAACATCAAGCGTCAGCATGAGCATGCCCGTCAAACCTTGAGCACTCAAGTGGCGCTGCAGCAACAAACACTGCAACAAATTGCACTTAAGCGGCAGGAGTTGAACCACAGCTTGGCTCAGCTTGAGCAAGCCAGTCGCCAACAGCAAAGCAGTCAAGAGCAAGACCAACAAGCGCTGCTTGAACAGAATCTTGCGACCTTACTCCAGACTCAGGCGCAGCAGCAGGGGCTGCTCAATGATACGCGTGCTAAACAAGCACAAGTGCAAATCGAGCTAGATAATGTACTATTAACGCAAAAACAACAGCTTGGTATCATAGAAGGCTTGACTCAAAAGATAGGCGCGTTAAAGTTACGTCGTGAGGGTTTTAAAGGTCAAGCGGATGGCCAACAGCAATTGCTCGATGAGCATAAAGTGGATGTGTCTGCTGTCGCGCGTCAACTCAAGCCAGATGTGAAGACGCAGCAGTTAAGTAATGAGCTAGATAAGTTGCGGGCAGAGATCCTAAAGTTGGGTGCCATTAACCTTGCCGCTATCGAAGAATATGAAGTACAAGAGCAGCGTAAGGCCTATTTGGATGCTCAAGATGAGGATCTCAATAAAGGGTTAATGATCCTCGAAGATGCCATTCGTAAGATTGACAAGGAAACCCGCAGCCGCTTCAAGGCCACGTTTGAGGCCGTGAATAAAGATTTAGGCTTGTTATTTCCTAAAGTGTTTGGCGGTGGTCAGGCATATTTAGCGTTAACAGAAGATGACTTACTGGAAACTGGCGTTACCATTATGGCGCAGCCACCAGGAAAGAAGAACAGCAGCATTCATTTATTAAGCGGTGGAGAAAAAGCCTTAACCGCATTATCATTGGTGTTCGCCATCTTTAGGCTGAATCCGGCACCTTTTTGCATGCTAGATGAAGTCGATGCGCCACTTGATGATGCCAACGTAGAACGTTTTTGCCGTTTATTACAAGAAATGTCCCAAAGCGTGCAGTTTATATACATTAGCCATAATAAAATAACCATGGAAATGGCAGATCAATTAATTGGCGTTACTATGCATGAACCCGGCGTTTCACGTATAGTTGCTGTGGATATAGAACAAGCGGTCGCCATGGCGGACGCGCTATAA